A part of Desulfotomaculum nigrificans DSM 574 genomic DNA contains:
- a CDS encoding PP2C family protein-serine/threonine phosphatase — translation MKEEALNRLKQQLFLSIYDQAFRASGMEVFNKITEEITTFLNASATSLWIKHIRVAESETRLGYYQSSPSQDLGRQDYKVTSRVFYSGEATNDKMIDSFGNTWYYRCQPFQCEDTAGCYCIWFETSSQDDFSYDFWVELGEKLGLITDRLLKCARFDCQRILKELTAAEKMQSSLLPAKLPEIPGISLGFRNLMANEVGGDYLDIFTLKDKRLGIVVGDALGKGIPGAFTMLTTRSVFRFLVRANLEPDVLMSQVNLCLAPELISQNMLVTLFYGIYNPEDMTFQYTVAGHNPPVIFRKQNRQYGILLGKGLVIGGKSSTSYKTYTTSFNKGDILIVYSDGLKDAKNSEQKPFGVERIGETIRNYSEYDAEAISDCLAHKLMHFCGNKLGDDISFVVLKVE, via the coding sequence TTGAAAGAAGAAGCCTTAAACAGGCTGAAGCAACAGTTGTTTTTATCCATTTATGATCAAGCCTTTAGAGCTTCGGGAATGGAAGTATTTAATAAAATAACTGAAGAGATTACCACTTTCTTAAACGCATCGGCCACCAGCTTGTGGATTAAACATATACGTGTTGCGGAGTCTGAGACCAGGTTAGGCTATTACCAAAGTTCACCGTCTCAAGACCTGGGACGACAGGATTACAAAGTTACTTCAAGAGTTTTTTATTCCGGAGAAGCAACTAATGACAAAATGATAGATAGCTTTGGAAATACATGGTATTACCGTTGTCAACCTTTCCAATGCGAAGATACGGCGGGGTGCTATTGTATATGGTTTGAGACAAGTTCACAGGATGACTTTTCCTATGATTTTTGGGTGGAACTTGGTGAAAAATTAGGGTTAATAACAGACCGCCTTTTAAAGTGTGCCCGCTTCGACTGCCAGCGTATTTTAAAGGAATTAACTGCGGCAGAAAAGATGCAAAGCAGTCTGCTACCTGCAAAATTACCGGAGATTCCGGGAATTTCTTTAGGCTTTCGAAATTTGATGGCAAATGAGGTAGGAGGAGATTACTTAGATATATTTACTTTAAAAGATAAACGTCTGGGGATTGTGGTAGGAGATGCTTTGGGAAAGGGTATTCCCGGAGCTTTTACAATGTTAACCACCAGATCTGTTTTTCGCTTTTTAGTCAGAGCTAATCTGGAACCCGATGTGCTAATGAGTCAAGTCAATCTTTGTTTGGCCCCGGAACTGATTTCCCAAAATATGCTGGTTACCCTTTTTTATGGGATATATAATCCGGAAGATATGACCTTTCAATATACCGTTGCAGGACATAATCCGCCGGTAATTTTTCGCAAACAAAACCGGCAATATGGTATTTTACTTGGTAAGGGATTAGTAATTGGGGGAAAGAGTTCGACCAGCTATAAGACATATACAACTTCTTTTAATAAAGGAGATATTTTAATTGTATATTCTGACGGATTAAAAGACGCTAAAAACTCGGAGCAGAAACCTTTTGGGGTAGAAAGAATTGGTGAAACCATCCGTAATTATTCTGAATATGATGCTGAGGCTATCAGTGACTGTTTAGCTCACAAACTTATGCATTTTTGCGGCAATAAATTAGGTGATGATATAAGTTTTGTGGTATTAAAAGTGGAATAA
- a CDS encoding HD-GYP domain-containing protein, with protein sequence MILGKNIYGTSGQVLLNEGVKLTEKYLSLLANYGVSSLYIKNSPDDDIVIDDIVSEKTRLLALNTTRKIVDKIKVGSGIDAKEVKLIIDNIINDILKNPNLVINLVDIRSADDYLFGHSVNAAVLSTLVGVAFGYNQTKLYNLAVGALFHDIGKIKINPEILHKTGPLTPEEKADLKKHPDFGFDILRSNPDISLLSAHVAYQHHEWFDGNGYPRGLKGEEIHHFARIVSVTQTYDFLTSDTPQRARYSTSEAVEYLMACSGSMFDPEVVRTFLSSVAIYPVGTQVQLNTGDSGIVVKVYKNYPTRPVIRIIRNPFGIKIDHSYEVDLLDKKTLFITRVIED encoded by the coding sequence ATGATCTTGGGAAAAAATATATATGGAACGAGTGGACAAGTCCTTTTAAATGAAGGAGTTAAATTAACTGAAAAGTACTTATCCCTCTTAGCAAACTATGGCGTCAGTTCGCTCTATATCAAAAACAGCCCCGATGATGACATTGTAATAGATGATATAGTCAGTGAAAAAACCCGTTTGTTAGCTTTAAATACAACAAGAAAGATTGTTGATAAAATAAAAGTTGGTTCCGGCATTGATGCTAAAGAGGTAAAATTAATAATTGATAATATAATAAATGATATACTTAAAAACCCGAACCTGGTAATCAACCTGGTAGACATTCGTTCTGCTGATGATTACTTGTTTGGCCATAGCGTTAATGCAGCAGTCTTGTCAACCCTGGTGGGAGTTGCTTTTGGTTATAATCAAACTAAGCTGTACAACCTGGCTGTCGGGGCGTTATTTCACGATATCGGCAAGATAAAAATCAATCCGGAAATCCTGCATAAGACAGGTCCTCTTACGCCGGAAGAAAAAGCTGATCTTAAAAAGCATCCGGATTTTGGTTTTGACATTTTACGCAGTAATCCGGATATTAGCCTTTTGTCTGCTCATGTGGCTTACCAGCATCATGAATGGTTTGACGGAAACGGTTATCCCCGCGGGTTAAAGGGTGAAGAAATACATCATTTCGCCCGTATCGTCAGTGTTACCCAAACCTACGACTTTCTTACCTCTGACACGCCGCAGCGAGCCAGATATTCAACGTCAGAAGCTGTTGAATATTTAATGGCTTGCTCTGGCAGCATGTTTGACCCGGAAGTAGTACGTACCTTTTTAAGTAGTGTAGCTATTTATCCCGTTGGTACTCAAGTACAATTAAACACCGGCGACAGCGGAATTGTGGTGAAGGTATATAAAAATTACCCTACCCGACCGGTAATACGGATAATCAGAAACCCGTTCGGAATAAAAATTGATCACAGTTATGAAGTTGATTTATTAGATAAAAAGACCCTGTTCATTACCAGAGTTATTGAAGATTAG
- a CDS encoding STAS domain-containing protein, giving the protein MLNIKTERQKGKISFSLSGQFDMGTADILEDAVEKEDLTGVQSIAFVLSKLEFIDSTGIGELIKYYRKFACQGITMELINENPEIEEVLELIGVREIMAEN; this is encoded by the coding sequence ATGTTAAATATTAAAACCGAACGTCAAAAGGGTAAAATAAGTTTCAGTTTATCCGGACAATTTGATATGGGAACCGCTGATATACTGGAGGATGCGGTGGAAAAGGAAGACTTAACTGGGGTACAAAGCATTGCCTTTGTATTAAGTAAACTGGAATTTATTGATTCCACGGGAATTGGAGAACTTATTAAGTATTACCGTAAGTTTGCCTGTCAGGGCATCACCATGGAATTAATTAATGAAAATCCTGAAATTGAGGAAGTATTAGAACTGATAGGAGTAAGGGAAATAATGGCGGAAAATTAA
- a CDS encoding DUF342 domain-containing protein produces the protein MGKYTDEDLLSKIIAELLNDTDQLARQESDSSLNSISPTLKEKNVSLNDKDGLLAIHNGQLQLIPPKSGGRWPLIMAGENVSVKINGKEINGAAQVKDTQGIFIEVRQQPPKNNFTLHMSPDLTEVVMETKFTPGNRFRLIDTDPMFILTVKAEPYEEISPQPIDEKMVYDELRSLGVTVGIRKEIITVACNSIKDARYVIACGQAMIPPKDGWIEYMFETKERILTSYSEDEPVDFFDKGKITSVKAGEILAILNPPIPGQPGLTVTGQTILPPEPKVPEIKVGAGASLVNNGQMAVAAQNGRPVLGKQGIIKVIPELVIYNDVDINTGHINFIGNVKIFGNVMEGLVVKAGGQVHVAGSVIYGKIYADSDVIIEKQVIGGVVCAGGEAARYRPMLHLLHKVEYDLQGLIKAFMQLKNNPRFSTSDLRLKGDGTLIKLILDMRYPNLGKNLQELQEIMSKNDEKQELEKLFQLLISRLVGLGPLKIASIDEVIKYQVLLGKIINVIEESIDSPADVSVGYCQNAHVTASGNVKITGEGIFHSWIYAGSKIYLKGFCRGGELFATDEIVAGELGSAKCPQTLVGVGESGKIKAAQIYPNVTVNVGPVIRKNQDYLSNVIFSYEGELVKKLY, from the coding sequence ATGGGTAAATATACTGACGAGGATTTGTTAAGTAAAATTATTGCTGAATTATTAAATGATACGGACCAATTGGCACGACAAGAAAGTGATTCCTCTCTTAACTCTATTAGTCCAACTTTAAAAGAGAAAAACGTTTCTCTAAATGATAAAGATGGCCTGCTGGCTATTCATAACGGTCAATTGCAATTAATTCCTCCCAAATCAGGAGGCCGCTGGCCGCTGATTATGGCCGGGGAAAATGTATCTGTCAAAATCAATGGTAAAGAAATTAATGGGGCGGCACAGGTCAAAGATACGCAGGGTATTTTTATTGAAGTCAGGCAACAACCACCTAAAAATAATTTTACCCTGCATATGTCCCCTGACTTGACTGAAGTAGTAATGGAAACAAAGTTTACTCCCGGAAACAGATTTCGATTGATAGATACGGATCCCATGTTCATACTTACCGTAAAGGCTGAGCCCTATGAAGAGATTTCTCCTCAACCAATTGATGAGAAAATGGTATATGATGAACTGCGATCCCTGGGGGTAACAGTAGGTATTCGGAAGGAGATTATTACAGTAGCTTGCAACTCAATAAAAGATGCCAGATATGTAATTGCCTGCGGCCAGGCAATGATCCCCCCGAAAGATGGCTGGATTGAATATATGTTTGAAACTAAAGAACGTATATTAACTTCCTACTCTGAAGATGAACCGGTAGATTTTTTTGATAAAGGGAAAATTACTTCGGTAAAAGCCGGAGAAATACTGGCCATTCTTAATCCACCCATCCCCGGCCAACCCGGTTTGACAGTTACCGGTCAAACTATTCTGCCACCGGAACCTAAAGTTCCCGAAATTAAAGTAGGGGCGGGGGCGTCCCTGGTTAATAACGGGCAGATGGCTGTGGCCGCCCAAAATGGCCGGCCTGTACTGGGTAAGCAGGGGATAATCAAAGTAATACCTGAACTGGTGATTTATAATGACGTAGATATAAATACCGGCCACATTAATTTTATAGGTAATGTAAAAATTTTTGGTAATGTGATGGAGGGTTTGGTGGTTAAAGCCGGTGGACAGGTTCATGTGGCCGGTAGCGTAATTTATGGCAAAATTTATGCAGATTCAGACGTAATAATAGAAAAGCAAGTGATTGGCGGTGTAGTTTGTGCCGGCGGTGAAGCTGCTCGGTATCGTCCGATGCTGCATTTATTACATAAAGTTGAATACGATTTACAAGGACTTATTAAAGCATTTATGCAGTTAAAAAACAACCCTCGATTTTCTACCAGTGACCTGCGTTTGAAAGGGGATGGTACCCTTATTAAACTGATTTTGGACATGCGTTATCCAAATCTGGGCAAAAACTTGCAGGAACTGCAGGAAATAATGTCAAAAAATGATGAAAAACAGGAGTTAGAGAAGCTGTTCCAGCTATTAATAAGCAGACTCGTTGGCCTGGGGCCTTTAAAAATTGCTTCTATTGATGAAGTGATAAAATATCAAGTTCTTTTAGGTAAGATAATTAACGTAATCGAGGAAAGTATAGATTCCCCGGCTGATGTAAGCGTTGGTTACTGTCAAAATGCCCATGTAACAGCCAGTGGGAACGTGAAGATTACAGGGGAGGGAATTTTCCACTCTTGGATTTATGCCGGCAGTAAAATTTATCTTAAAGGGTTTTGCCGTGGAGGGGAACTTTTTGCTACAGATGAAATAGTTGCCGGGGAATTGGGTTCCGCAAAATGTCCTCAGACATTGGTAGGAGTAGGAGAGTCGGGAAAAATTAAGGCCGCCCAGATTTATCCGAACGTTACCGTCAATGTTGGGCCGGTTATACGTAAAAATCAGGATTATTTATCAAACGTCATTTTTTCATATGAAGGTGAGTTAGTTAAAAAGTTATATTAG
- a CDS encoding ATP-binding protein has protein sequence MEVIISRLKGEKIYRLVFFLLIIGMISFSLITYFTFNKKFNEYVLKSKTEHLITIGKLIAEQIDGDVYENPAIKLGKDGDKNIDGKLKNLLISYRQKFPEISQIYILVPTDRANTWQFAVNISYTGKANKNEIRLPQSKIRQAYSGEVVSAYFTVNDNKMISSCIPILSSKGKVTAVLGLHMNVADTVNFDGRSLKYNLIILLILPVIIVTLCFVMVYSLLKPIRVMTNRLTEIEKDYSSIHLPEGAAADLGLTPNNFNRFLDTNHALKQRMELLSNEVLDEKDKMFRVYRDVIRAITQEKVYLTSPAEFSQIIQQEVPVLNFKLNSPHDITRCRMEIDQYLTKVCSSWQSPRRHKALLCLSEAMTNVIKHAGSGEVLLALNDNRIVFYVLDQGPGMELAKLPFMVFLKGFSTKTSMGFGFSIMFRYLDKLILSTSESGTRLALEISLSKSKC, from the coding sequence ATGGAAGTAATCATTAGCAGGCTTAAAGGAGAAAAAATTTACAGGTTAGTATTTTTCCTGTTAATTATTGGAATGATTTCCTTTTCTTTAATAACCTATTTTACTTTTAATAAAAAATTTAATGAATACGTTTTAAAGTCTAAAACTGAACACTTAATAACGATAGGTAAATTAATTGCAGAACAGATAGATGGAGATGTTTATGAAAATCCTGCCATAAAATTGGGAAAAGATGGGGATAAAAACATTGATGGTAAGTTAAAAAATCTTCTGATCAGTTACCGACAAAAGTTTCCGGAAATCAGTCAGATATATATCCTGGTGCCGACTGATAGGGCTAATACCTGGCAGTTTGCGGTTAACATTAGTTACACCGGAAAAGCCAATAAGAATGAAATCCGTTTACCACAATCTAAAATAAGGCAAGCTTATTCAGGCGAGGTAGTTAGTGCTTATTTTACGGTGAATGATAATAAGATGATATCATCCTGCATTCCTATATTGAGCAGTAAAGGAAAAGTCACCGCTGTTTTAGGTTTGCATATGAACGTAGCTGATACTGTAAATTTTGATGGCCGCTCGCTTAAATATAATCTAATTATATTACTAATTTTACCAGTTATAATAGTAACCCTCTGTTTTGTTATGGTTTATTCCCTACTTAAACCAATAAGGGTTATGACCAATCGCCTGACAGAAATAGAAAAAGACTATAGTTCCATTCATTTGCCGGAGGGAGCAGCCGCTGACTTAGGATTGACGCCTAATAATTTTAACCGGTTTTTAGATACAAATCATGCTTTGAAGCAAAGGATGGAATTGTTATCAAATGAGGTACTGGATGAAAAAGATAAGATGTTTCGGGTTTACCGGGATGTTATCAGAGCGATCACCCAGGAGAAGGTTTACTTAACATCACCTGCAGAATTTTCTCAAATAATTCAACAAGAAGTGCCGGTTTTAAACTTTAAACTAAACTCCCCTCACGATATTACCAGGTGTCGAATGGAAATAGACCAATATTTGACCAAAGTTTGTTCCAGCTGGCAAAGTCCAAGGAGACATAAAGCGCTCCTTTGCCTCTCTGAGGCCATGACTAATGTAATTAAACACGCCGGTAGCGGAGAGGTTTTGTTAGCATTGAATGATAATCGGATTGTTTTCTATGTTCTTGATCAAGGGCCGGGTATGGAGTTGGCTAAACTTCCCTTTATGGTATTTCTTAAAGGTTTTTCAACCAAGACATCTATGGGTTTTGGCTTTTCTATAATGTTTCGTTATCTGGATAAATTAATATTAAGCACATCGGAAAGTGGGACCCGGTTAGCATTGGAAATTAGTTTATCTAAATCCAAGTGTTGA
- a CDS encoding EAL domain-containing protein: MNSKYLESILNIDLITHWYQPILNLNTREIIGYEALLRYSNGKFSPENIFNKAKTAGLLNELDLQSLIMASKQVSSDVGVLFINVFPSTLLKEDFLYVYDKYLVKGIPIAIELSENEPVKDWTTLKKIVKELKARQVKIAVDDLGIGYSSFQHWIELEPEFVKVDRYFTANLSTHMRKQKIIKSLVELFHGSTQLILEGIERPEDLKTAVEMGINYGQGFLLGKPKPWKNQCEDK, from the coding sequence ATGAATAGTAAATATTTGGAGAGTATCTTAAATATAGATTTAATAACTCATTGGTACCAACCAATTTTGAATTTGAATACTAGAGAAATCATAGGTTATGAAGCATTGCTGCGTTATTCAAATGGTAAGTTTTCACCAGAAAATATATTTAATAAAGCAAAAACAGCCGGATTACTGAATGAACTCGATTTACAGTCTTTGATAATGGCATCAAAACAAGTTAGTTCTGATGTTGGAGTATTATTCATTAATGTTTTTCCTTCTACATTGTTAAAAGAAGATTTTCTTTATGTTTATGATAAGTACCTTGTAAAGGGAATTCCCATTGCTATAGAACTATCTGAAAATGAACCTGTAAAAGATTGGACAACGTTAAAGAAAATTGTTAAAGAACTAAAGGCAAGACAAGTTAAAATTGCAGTAGATGATCTGGGAATAGGTTATTCATCTTTTCAACATTGGATCGAATTAGAACCGGAATTTGTAAAAGTTGATCGGTATTTTACTGCGAATTTATCAACCCATATGCGAAAGCAGAAGATTATTAAAAGTTTAGTGGAGTTATTTCATGGAAGTACCCAACTTATTTTAGAAGGAATAGAAAGACCTGAAGATTTAAAAACAGCAGTTGAGATGGGGATAAATTATGGGCAAGGTTTTTTACTGGGTAAACCGAAACCATGGAAAAATCAATGTGAAGATAAGTAA
- a CDS encoding tyrosine-type recombinase/integrase — MTVEPIRNKNKIKQMYQYLNRKDSKYGLLFKFGLNTGLRISDILPLKVKDIFNNNGEFRDYLVLIEKKTGKEKKIKLNNALRKTIKAYVKNNQLSFEHYIFASRKGNHIGRVQAYRVLKEAADIVGIENFGTHSLRKTWGYWTYKISRYNIGLIMDTFNHSSQSITLRYIGMNQDQKDELYSLVQF, encoded by the coding sequence ATGACAGTTGAACCAATTAGAAATAAAAACAAAATAAAACAAATGTATCAATATTTAAATAGAAAAGATTCTAAATATGGACTTCTTTTTAAGTTCGGTCTTAATACCGGCTTAAGAATTAGCGATATTCTACCGTTAAAAGTTAAGGATATTTTTAATAACAATGGAGAATTTAGAGATTATTTAGTTTTAATAGAAAAGAAAACCGGGAAAGAAAAGAAAATCAAGTTAAATAACGCCCTGCGCAAAACTATTAAAGCATATGTTAAAAACAACCAGCTCTCCTTTGAACATTATATTTTTGCAAGTCGCAAAGGTAATCATATTGGTCGAGTACAAGCCTATCGCGTGTTAAAAGAAGCTGCTGATATTGTAGGAATCGAAAATTTCGGTACCCATAGTTTACGTAAGACATGGGGATATTGGACTTATAAAATATCTCGGTATAATATCGGACTTATAATGGATACTTTTAACCACAGTTCACAGAGTATAACACTCCGTTACATAGGAATGAATCAAGACCAAAAAGATGAACTATATTCACTTGTTCAATTTTAA
- a CDS encoding alanine/glycine:cation symporter family protein has translation MEAFHEFVKWIDGYLWGPPMLVLLFGTHLFLTFRTRIIQKYIFKAIKLSVTKDRSAEGDVSQFGALTTALAATIGTGNIVGVATAVALGGPGAVLWCWLTGVFGIATKYSEALLSVKYRVKTSDGTMLGGPMYALENGLGQKWLAVLFCIFTSFAAFGIGNTVQANSISSMVKETFNISPYITGIILAILTGIVILGGVKSIARVCEKLVPFMAIFYVLGCIIILAMNAKYVGPAIALIVKHAFTPQAAGGGFAGATVMMAARYGIARGLFSNESGLGSAPIVAAAAQTRNPVRQALVSSTGTFWDTVVVCAMTGLVLVSSMLENPAAVQGLQGAALTKVAFEQIPIIGPIVLTVGLLTFVFSTILGWSYYGERAIEYLFGKAAIKPYRIVWVISVFLGSVMTLPLVWDLADAMNAMMAIPNLISLLLLSGVIVAETRKYLWEGSLDEVSNEPIRLYGEQKQVSI, from the coding sequence ATGGAAGCATTTCATGAGTTTGTCAAATGGATTGACGGTTACCTCTGGGGACCACCTATGCTGGTTCTGCTTTTCGGTACGCACTTATTCTTAACATTCCGCACCAGAATCATTCAAAAATATATCTTTAAAGCTATTAAACTCTCTGTTACTAAAGATAGATCCGCTGAAGGGGATGTTAGTCAGTTTGGCGCTCTAACCACTGCACTGGCTGCCACTATTGGTACCGGTAATATTGTCGGGGTTGCCACCGCTGTAGCCCTGGGGGGGCCTGGTGCCGTGCTATGGTGCTGGCTGACAGGGGTATTCGGTATTGCCACCAAGTACTCCGAAGCATTATTGTCCGTTAAATATCGGGTTAAAACCTCTGATGGTACAATGCTTGGCGGTCCTATGTATGCACTGGAAAACGGTCTTGGTCAAAAGTGGCTGGCCGTATTATTCTGTATTTTTACTTCCTTTGCTGCTTTTGGTATTGGCAACACGGTACAGGCCAACTCTATTTCCAGCATGGTCAAGGAAACATTTAATATCTCTCCGTATATCACAGGTATTATCCTGGCCATCTTGACCGGTATCGTAATTCTCGGTGGGGTTAAATCCATTGCCAGGGTATGTGAAAAGCTTGTTCCCTTTATGGCTATCTTTTATGTACTGGGCTGTATCATTATCTTAGCTATGAACGCTAAGTACGTTGGCCCCGCCATCGCTTTAATTGTGAAACATGCCTTTACACCGCAAGCAGCCGGAGGCGGTTTTGCCGGTGCAACGGTAATGATGGCGGCCCGCTACGGGATTGCCCGCGGTCTGTTCTCAAACGAATCCGGCTTGGGATCCGCTCCCATTGTTGCGGCAGCCGCCCAAACCAGAAACCCTGTCCGCCAGGCCCTGGTATCTTCCACCGGAACATTCTGGGATACCGTTGTTGTTTGTGCCATGACCGGTTTGGTATTAGTAAGCAGCATGCTTGAAAATCCTGCAGCTGTTCAGGGTTTACAGGGAGCCGCCCTAACCAAAGTCGCTTTTGAGCAAATTCCTATTATCGGACCTATTGTCTTGACCGTTGGACTCTTAACATTTGTATTCTCCACCATTCTCGGATGGTCTTATTATGGTGAAAGAGCCATTGAATACCTGTTTGGTAAAGCTGCTATCAAGCCTTACCGGATTGTCTGGGTTATATCCGTCTTTTTAGGTTCTGTTATGACTTTGCCGTTGGTTTGGGATTTGGCCGATGCCATGAATGCCATGATGGCCATCCCGAACTTGATTTCCTTACTCCTCTTAAGCGGGGTGATTGTAGCAGAGACCAGAAAGTATCTCTGGGAAGGCAGCTTGGATGAGGTTTCCAATGAACCCATCCGCCTTTACGGTGAACAAAAGCAGGTCAGTATTTAA
- the ptsP gene encoding phosphoenolpyruvate--protein phosphotransferase, producing the protein MAGIMISGTGVSEGIRSGKAFLYKPLINQDKPVHETISEEQINDELQRLQLAKEKSHRELNELIERTRAELGKDKAAILMAQQAFLNDPSFCPEMEKGIRQHQYSAEKAVNEVVERFATIFEGMNDEYLRERAADVRDVGKRLILHLQGKKGVQLSDIKEEVILVADDLAPSDTVQLNKKYVQGFVTRVGGKTSHTAILSRSLGIPAVVGLGENIEQINDGDFLIIDGSTGTCIVNPDNQLTKEYEVKRKREEEELQELEKFTFKPAITTDGFRVEIAANIGTPAEAKPALEHGAEGIGLYRTEFLFMNETTMPSEEKQFAAYKQVVSTMGDKPVIIRTLDIGGDKELPYLSLPKEMNPFLGYRAIRLSLDQSELLVTQLRAILRASAYGKVKIMFPMISSLEEWRQAKHIFEEVKDQLAKEGVEFDPSVEVGIMVEVPSTAILADKFAKEVDFFSIGTNDLVQYTIAVDRMNEKIGYLYDHLHPAVIRLVKQVIEASHREGKWTGMCGGMAGDPLAAPLLIGLGLDEWSMVAGSIKKVKQVISQISRGECEKLLEEIQTLTTTSEVRKKLAEFQKEKGLYNSK; encoded by the coding sequence ATGGCAGGAATAATGATCAGTGGTACGGGCGTATCTGAAGGGATACGTTCAGGAAAGGCTTTCCTTTATAAACCGCTTATTAATCAGGACAAGCCCGTACATGAGACGATATCTGAAGAACAAATCAATGATGAGCTACAGCGGCTGCAGCTGGCTAAAGAAAAATCACACCGGGAACTTAATGAACTCATTGAACGGACAAGAGCAGAGCTTGGTAAAGATAAGGCAGCTATTTTGATGGCACAGCAAGCTTTTTTAAATGACCCTTCCTTTTGCCCGGAGATGGAAAAAGGAATCCGCCAGCACCAATATTCTGCCGAAAAAGCAGTAAATGAAGTGGTCGAACGGTTTGCCACGATATTTGAAGGAATGAATGATGAATACTTACGGGAAAGAGCTGCTGATGTACGGGATGTAGGAAAGCGCCTAATTCTGCATCTCCAGGGAAAAAAAGGCGTACAGTTATCAGACATTAAAGAAGAAGTTATCTTGGTAGCTGATGATTTGGCACCTTCCGATACTGTACAATTAAACAAAAAATACGTTCAGGGATTTGTTACTCGCGTGGGTGGTAAAACATCACACACGGCAATATTGTCCCGTTCCCTTGGTATTCCGGCTGTCGTTGGTCTGGGTGAAAATATTGAACAAATTAATGACGGGGATTTTCTTATTATTGATGGCAGCACCGGTACTTGTATTGTAAACCCTGATAATCAGCTTACAAAAGAATACGAAGTAAAAAGGAAAAGAGAAGAGGAAGAGTTACAGGAACTGGAAAAATTTACCTTTAAGCCGGCGATAACAACGGATGGATTCCGGGTGGAAATAGCAGCCAATATTGGAACGCCGGCAGAGGCTAAACCGGCCCTGGAACATGGTGCTGAGGGTATCGGGTTATATCGAACAGAATTTTTGTTTATGAATGAAACAACCATGCCCTCGGAAGAAAAACAATTTGCAGCCTATAAACAGGTTGTATCGACCATGGGAGATAAGCCGGTTATTATCCGTACGCTGGATATTGGGGGAGATAAAGAGCTTCCGTACCTCTCCTTGCCCAAAGAAATGAATCCGTTTCTAGGATACCGAGCAATCCGCCTTAGTTTAGATCAAAGCGAATTGCTTGTTACCCAGCTGCGGGCGATTTTAAGAGCCAGTGCCTATGGTAAAGTAAAAATCATGTTTCCTATGATATCGAGCCTGGAAGAATGGAGACAGGCTAAGCATATCTTTGAGGAAGTTAAGGACCAGCTGGCAAAAGAAGGAGTTGAATTTGACCCGTCGGTTGAAGTAGGGATTATGGTAGAAGTCCCTTCCACTGCCATTTTGGCTGATAAATTTGCGAAAGAGGTTGACTTCTTCAGTATCGGGACAAATGATCTTGTTCAATATACGATAGCTGTGGATCGCATGAATGAAAAAATTGGCTATTTGTATGATCACCTTCACCCGGCTGTCATTCGCCTTGTCAAACAAGTTATTGAGGCATCTCACCGGGAAGGTAAATGGACCGGTATGTGCGGTGGTATGGCCGGAGACCCGTTAGCAGCTCCTCTTTTAATAGGGTTAGGGCTTGATGAATGGAGTATGGTGGCAGGATCCATCAAAAAAGTGAAGCAGGTTATTTCACAGATTAGCCGCGGGGAATGTGAAAAATTGTTAGAAGAAATCCAGACCCTCACTACAACCAGTGAAGTGCGTAAAAAACTGGCGGAATTCCAAAAGGAAAAAGGTCTTTATAACAGCAAATAG
- a CDS encoding HPr family phosphocarrier protein, whose product MVTKEVTILNETGLHARPAQLFVQKAGEFQSEIKIKKEDGSAADAKSILGLMSLGLTKGTKITIEASGDDAEQAAAALVQLVEEKFGES is encoded by the coding sequence GTGGTAACAAAAGAGGTAACTATTTTAAATGAAACAGGCCTGCACGCCAGGCCGGCTCAACTCTTTGTCCAAAAAGCCGGTGAGTTTCAATCCGAAATTAAAATAAAAAAGGAAGACGGATCTGCCGCAGACGCTAAAAGTATCTTAGGACTGATGAGTCTGGGTCTTACCAAAGGTACCAAAATTACCATTGAAGCCAGTGGAGATGATGCAGAACAGGCCGCTGCAGCACTGGTGCAACTGGTAGAAGAAAAGTTTGGTGAATCCTAA